From the Betaproteobacteria bacterium genome, one window contains:
- a CDS encoding alpha/beta hydrolase encodes MAQIAPLPQSVLPPGIRSRFVEGVNGLRMHILEAGFETRNRPLVVLLHGFPELAYSWRKVMPLLAAAGYHVVAPDQRGYGRTTGWDGNYDGDVASFRILNLARDVMGLTSALGYRSVAAVFGHDAGSYVAAWCSLIRPDVFRSAAMMSAPFAGPPPLPFNTDSGGPSKARDSIHDDLAALKRPRKHYHWYYSTREANDNMWKCHQGVHAFMRAYYHHKSADWKQNQPFPLKSWTAGELEKMPTYYIMDLNEGMAETVAKEMPSASEIAANKWLPDNELAVYAEEYGRNGFQGGLQWYRCNTSGANTAELQLFSGRTIDVPSCFIAGKSDWGIYQRPGGDMIKMRNDVLTNMLGCHLVDGAGHWVQQEQPEKVSALLVEFLKRLAN; translated from the coding sequence ATGGCTCAGATTGCTCCTCTCCCCCAATCCGTCCTGCCGCCCGGCATCCGTTCCCGTTTCGTGGAAGGCGTCAACGGCCTCAGGATGCATATCCTGGAAGCGGGCTTCGAGACGCGCAACCGCCCTCTCGTCGTCCTGCTTCACGGCTTCCCCGAACTCGCCTATAGCTGGAGAAAGGTGATGCCGCTGCTCGCGGCGGCAGGCTATCACGTCGTCGCGCCCGATCAGCGCGGATACGGGCGCACCACCGGATGGGACGGCAACTACGACGGCGATGTCGCCTCTTTCCGCATACTCAACCTGGCGCGGGACGTAATGGGATTGACCTCGGCGCTGGGCTATCGATCCGTGGCAGCGGTATTCGGCCACGACGCCGGCTCCTACGTCGCGGCCTGGTGTTCGCTGATACGACCGGATGTATTCCGTTCCGCCGCCATGATGAGCGCGCCGTTTGCCGGCCCGCCACCGCTGCCGTTCAACACGGACAGCGGAGGCCCGTCGAAGGCACGCGACAGTATCCACGACGACCTGGCCGCCTTGAAGCGCCCGCGCAAACACTATCATTGGTACTACTCCACGCGCGAAGCCAACGACAACATGTGGAAATGCCACCAGGGCGTTCACGCCTTCATGCGTGCGTACTATCACCACAAGAGCGCGGACTGGAAGCAGAACCAACCTTTCCCGCTCAAGTCCTGGACAGCAGGCGAGCTGGAGAAAATGCCGACCTACTACATCATGGATCTGAACGAGGGCATGGCCGAGACGGTGGCGAAGGAGATGCCGTCGGCGTCCGAAATAGCGGCGAACAAATGGCTGCCCGACAACGAGTTGGCGGTCTACGCGGAAGAGTATGGACGCAACGGATTTCAAGGCGGCCTGCAGTGGTACCGCTGTAACACCAGCGGCGCCAATACCGCCGAGCTGCAGCTTTTCTCCGGCCGCACGATCGATGTACCGTCATGCTTCATCGCGGGGAAGAGCGACTGGGGAATCTACCAGCGACCCGGCGGCGACATGATCAAGATGCGCAACGACGTGCTGACGAACATGCTGGGCTGCCATCTGGTCGACGGCGCGGGACATTGGGTGCAGCAGGAACAGCCGGAGAAGGTGAGCGCGTTGCTGGTGGAGTTTCTGAAGCGGCTGGCTAATTAG
- a CDS encoding NUDIX domain-containing protein → MAKKNSAGVLLYRIRSGVLEVFLVHPGGPFWAKKDAGAWSVPKGEYEEGADTLEAAKREFFEETGSPIDGRFVALTPQKQRSGKLVHAWTVEGDIDASSVRSNKFSMEWPPRSSKQQEFPEVDKGEWFTIPAAREKLLAGQRGFLDELEKKLRLPSAN, encoded by the coding sequence ATGGCGAAAAAGAACAGTGCCGGAGTTCTTCTATATCGAATCCGCTCCGGAGTGCTGGAGGTTTTTCTGGTGCATCCCGGCGGCCCATTCTGGGCAAAGAAGGATGCCGGCGCCTGGTCGGTCCCGAAAGGCGAGTACGAAGAGGGCGCCGATACCCTGGAAGCGGCAAAGCGGGAATTTTTCGAAGAAACCGGGTCGCCGATTGACGGACGATTTGTTGCCCTGACGCCGCAGAAGCAGCGTAGTGGAAAACTGGTTCACGCCTGGACGGTAGAGGGGGATATCGATGCCTCTTCCGTCAGGAGCAATAAATTTTCAATGGAATGGCCGCCTCGCTCAAGCAAGCAGCAGGAATTTCCTGAAGTCGACAAAGGTGAATGGTTCACAATTCCAGCCGCCCGGGAAAAACTGCTGGCAGGCCAGCGCGGGTTCCTGGACGAGTTGGAGAAAAAGCTTCGACTCCCCTCCGCTAATTAG